TCAAAATCGCTACCCGCTGATTCTTGTCACTGGGCTTTGGTTTGGGGCATTGGTTCTGGCCTGGATTTTTTCGATCAATCGCTTGGCCAGTTTAGAGGAACTGCTCCGATATTTGATGTATCTGCTGCTTCCCCTGCTGCTCTTTTTTAATCTAAAATCTCAGCGCATGTTGAATAGCCTGTCACTTGCACTGGTCTTCGCTGCGCTTACCATTTGCGCAATTGGCTGGTTAAATAGCTCTGGGCAAGACAGCAAACTCACTTCGACCTTCAATCGCACCAATGATCTGGCCGGCTATTTAATTATCGTGATCCCTCTGGCTCTCCACCTGACCTTAACCCTTGCCAAAACAAAATCCAGACTTTTTTTGGGCGCTATCAGTGCAATTCTTACCTCCAGCTTAATTGTGACTCAATCACGAAGCAGTTGGCTGGCCTGTCTGGTATCCCTGCTGATTCTAGCCTATTTTCACAGAGATAAATTCAAACGCCCTGAAACGCCTTGGCTGGGAGGCGTGATGCTCTTGCTAATCTTAGGAGGTACTGCGCTCAAATGGGATCATTTGGCCCCTCGTATTCAAACCCTGCTCAGTCTCAGTATTTTGCAGGAAAATGCAACCGCCTGGCGACTTGCTTTACTCAAAGGTGCTTGGCAAATCTTTCTTGATTTTCCGATCCTGGGAACAGGCCCCAATACCTTTTCTCTGATTTACCCCAGCTATCAAAACCAGTTAGGCTATTATTCAATCAATCCCCACAATTATTACCTGCAAATACTGGCTGAGACCGGTTTTTTCGGCTTCCTGGCAGCTCTGCTCTATATCGTCTATTTAATGCGTACCATCAAAAAGACAGGCAATCCACTTATGCCTGGGGTCATTGCAGGTCTCTCAGCCTCTTTATTTCACACAGGTTTTGATATTGATTGGAGCGTCAGTGCAATTCCCATTATTTTCTTTTTCCTAGCAGGTCTGGGTTTGGCCAAACCGCAGGAAGAGAATGATGAAAATTTTATTCCCTCCCCCAAAGCACCAGCCTCCAAAATTCTTTTTCAAAGTTTGGGGTTGTTTGCGGGTTTGGCGCTGATGATCTTACCCACCATGAACCAATCTTCTGCAAATGCTTTTGCAGAGGCAGCCTCGGCCCATGAACAAAATGATAAACAAAAAGCACAAGCGGCTTTAGAAAAAGCCATCCGTCTGGCTCCCTGGCCTTCTGGCCGACATCATGCCTTGGCCGCACAAATCGAACTAGAGAAAAAAAACTACAGCAAAGGGCTCGCGCTAATTGTAAAGGCCATGGAACTAGACCGTTACAATACTGAATACATGAAAATAGCAGCAGACCTACTGATCATACTGGGAAAAAATCAAGAAGCAGAAACTCTGCTTAATAAACGAATTCAAACCGCACCTTTTCACCATCCCAGTTACTATTCTGATCTGGGTGATTTTCTCTGGCAAAATAAAAAACCAGAACAAGCCTATCAATGGTACATAAAAGGCTCCCAAATCTTTACAGATCAAAAGCTAAAGCGATATGAGCACTATACACCCTCCCACCGCTTTCAACTCTTTATGCTCTATCAACGGCTTGCGCAACTCAGTCTCTTTCTCAAAAAAACGAAAGAAGGAGAGACCTTTGCCAGCCAAGCACAAGATCTGCTTAAAAATGCGGGGGCTGATATGTTTGTAACATCAGGTCTTAACAATCCCATCCAGGCGATCAACCATTACTGGAAAAACCTACGAAACGATTCAATAAAATTAAGCCTGCGCCCCGAAATAGACATTCCAGCTCCTGGCACGGATATCGAAATCAAACCTCAGGAGATCCTGTTTTTAGAAGCAAAACGCAATATCTTTAGTGCATCACTGGTTTATACACTTCCCATTCGCCCCAAAGGGAAACAAAACTGGAGTCTTTTATATCTGCATGACGATCTGCAGGGGACTTCAGATGGTTGGAAAATCGTCAATCGCATGGTCTTATCCCCCATCAAAAAACCATGAAAAAAGGTTTACAGCTCTTTGTGGACACAATGAGGCTCAAAGAATACAACTGGCACAATTAGATCAGAAATTGGGACCTTGGTTGAAGCCCACTCAACACCCAACGCAACAAACTCTGCCTTTTTAAAAAAGATAGAATTCAATGCCCTTGGAGCAAGTGGGGTATACTGAACAAGAGTTATTGTCGGGCCAAAACACACGATTCATGAAGATCAAACAAAATTCACTGCACTATTTGCAACTCCTTTCTAAAATATTTTGGGGATGCTTGCGTGCGGGAGTACTGCTGTTCATGGCCCTTTTCGCTACGCTCCTGATTTTAGTGCAGCACCCCCCCCCCTTTCTTCACCGTTTAATCAAAGAACAAGCTGCCCTTCAGGCTCAAGCCCAGACCGGTCTCCCCCTCAATATGGAGCGAATCTCAGTGCTGAAACTGCGGCCTTGGGCACAAACCCTTGAAATTGAAAATCTTCGCATATGGGGTTATCAAGGAGCTTCTCAGCCTTTTTTGGTTTTGCCCCGGCTCCGATTGGAGCTGGATCTTTTCAATTATTTATTGCACAAACCCGCCAGAAACCAACTGATCTTATCCAATCCGCGTTTTTTTATTTTGCGGGATGCCACAGGTAAACTCAATGTCCGTCCTCGCCTCAAACCGGGCAAAAAAGAAGAGGAAAAAGGCCCGCGTCCCTTTTTGCCGCAATTTTTGCTGCGTATAGAAAACAGCCGGGTACATTATCAGGATCAGGATCGGCACTATCCTTTAAAAACAGCCCTTCGTTTTCCGCTTTTAAAGGCCGAGATCAAAGACCAGGAACACCTTGATTTTTCTGCCCGTTTGCGCAGCCGTTTAAGCGATCTGGACGCCCAGGGCCAATTGAATATTTGGAGTGGCCAAACAGAAATTCAGGCAGAACTCACCAATCCAGATTTAAAGCCAGCCGCCGCATATGCAGTCCGGGTCAAGGATTTAAAGATCAGCCAAGGAGCCGTGGCGCTCAAACTCAAGGCCCACTGGGAAGATTATCAACTGAAACAATTGCGCTACCAGGGCCATCTCTCAGTTCAAGCTTTGAAAGCCCGTGTTCCTCTGTATCGCTTACCGCTCAGGGTTTCAACAGATACCTATTTTACCCAGGATCTGCTCCAGATTAACGCCCTGCACCTGCAAAGCCCACAACAAGACCTCAGCGCGCAAGCCCTTCTCAGCCACTATCGCCAACCAGAAAAAATGCAGATCGAAGCAAGCCTTCAGATTCAAAATCTGGATCTTGGCGAACTAAGTTCATCTCTGATTCATCCGGCCCTTCAAAGCTTTCGCGAAATGAATCCCTCAGGTAAATTGCGTTCACGCCTGCACGTGAATGGCACCCTTCGCAATTTAAGGGTTCAGGGAGAAGCCGAAATGCCTCAGGCCAATATTCGCAAAATTCAGATTCAACATGCCAAAACCCGCTTCAGCTACGGAGACAATCAAGTCAAGATCCCCCATTTTGAAGCCCAGGTTTTTGAAGGACAAATCGCGGCACAAGCCGCATTACAACTGGGTAAAAATGCCCAAATTCAAGCTGAACTAAAAGCCCGAAATGTCTCTTTGGCCCCCATGAAGCAAGCCTTTGCGCTGACGCTTCCCCAGGACTACTCCCCGATCGGGCGCGTCAGTTTAGATGCCAGAGCCAATGGTTCGTTGAGTTCACCCCATGCCAAGGGGCGTCTCACATCAAGCCAATTAAGTTTTCCTGGCAGTCAAAAACTCTCAAGCCTGCAAAATATTGCACTCAATTTCGACTATAGCAAAGCGCTTACCCTGGGCAGCCTGCAAACCCAGGCGGCCGATATGGGAGTCCTTAAAATGGCGCTGCGCTTGAAAAATATGAATGAAATTGAAGCATGGCTTGAAAGTGAAAACCTGCCCCTCACCACAGTGAACAGATGGGCTCCGTCGCCCTATTTCAAGCAGGGCACCGCACGACTCAAGGGGCATTTAAACGGTTCTCTGGCAGACATCAAGAAAAATTGGCAGACCCTTTCTGCTCAAGCGCAATTGGAAACACAGAATATGCGTGTTTCCTATCCCCTGAATAAAACGCAGCCTCCCCTGGATCAACACCTGGATCAATTCAAACTGGATCTCGATTGGCAAAATGGGCACGCCCATTTCAAAGAATTGATCCTGGCAGAAAATGAATCTGTTCTCAAGGGCTCTGGCAGCGCTTCTTTGAGCGCCCTTCAGGGGCAAGACTGGTCCCACGCCCTGCAGGCCCATCTGGACGGAAAATTGAATACCTTGGATTTTCCTTTTCTCAAAAATTACCAGGTCGAGCAAGGTCAATTTGAAATCAGCCTGGACGTACAGGGAGCCCCAAACCGCGACTTTCAGATCAGCCTAAAAACCCAGGGCCATGATCTGGGCTTAAAAGGCATCCGCCTGGCAAGCTTGGGATTGGAAGGAAAATATGCGGGTAAAAAACTGAAGATTCAACAGGCCCATCTGCAACAGGGAGAAGATCGGGTCGATCTCAGTGGACAGGTCGATCTCAATGCCCCAAGCCCTGTTTTAAATTTACAGGCCAATAGTTACCGTTTTGATATACAAACCCTCTTAACCCTTTTACCACCAGACATACGCGCCCAGCTCGACAACCGCAAAAAAAATCTGGAAACACCTCCAGCCGACAAAGCGCCCCCGCTCTATGCCCTGCCCATGGTGCGTGAAAGAATTCTGTTCAAACCTGTCCTGGGCGATTCCAAACTGACTGAACTCAAACCCGAAGAATTGGCAATCCCAATGGGAGAACTGATCGAAGATCATTGGAACCGTTGGAAATTTCCCCCCGCCACTCTCGCCAATCGAAATGAAAACAGAGAAGAACCCCTGTCGCTGGGCGAAAGTCTGGCAGGCAAACTCTCGCTCGACTTGCAGGTCACAGGCAGCTTGGCCAATCCTCAAATTGCAGTACAAGGCCTGCTTCAAGAGGCCCAGGTACAAGACACCCAGATTTCAGAAAGCTATCTGAACGCAAAATACAGCAATCGACATATCACCCTGAACAAGGCCTATTTACAAGAAGCTGGCGGCAGTATTCTGCGCGCCTCTGGCGAGATAGATTTAGACAAGGAACTGCAACTTGAACTGCAGGGAGAAGGGATCAGCCTAAAAATTGCGGACCCTTTTCTCAAAGGCAAAACACGGCTTGAAGGCGGGCTCAACTTTTTTGCAGTGGCCTCTGGCAGCTTGAAACAACCTGAAATTTCAGCCCAAATGACAATTGATAAACTCTTGATGAATCAACTCTTTTTCGATCGTCTCGACAGTATTTCAGGCTATCGCAATGGCTATCTGAAGGATCTGCGTGTAGAGCTCAAATACGGCAACCAGGAGATCGTGGCCTATGGCGACTTTCCGGTTACCGATCTCAATAAACCTGTCGATCTGACCTTGAGTTTGCAGGATGACAGCTTTGGTCTGATCAACCTGTTTACAGGGGCTCTGGACTGGCGCAAGGGCAAGGGGGCCGTTCTGGTCAGATTGGTAGGCAGCCCCCGCAAACCTGAACTGGAAGGCACTTTTCGGATAGATCAGGCCACGGTTTATCTGCCTTCACTGAAAGAAACCATGAACAATATTGATATCAAAGGGGAAGTCTTTACCCAAAAAGTTCATATGGACTACCTACGCGGTAAACTGGCGGGGGGCAATTTAGAAGTCAAAGGTACGATGGATCTGCTCAATCTTTTGCCTTCGTTTCTCAATCTGGAAGCCAATGGTGAAAATCTCTTGATTCGCTATACCATGCCAGGGCTTTTAACCACACAAACAGCCGTCAAAGAAGCCAAGATTAAAATCAAGGGTTTGGTCAGTCAGCCCGTGATCAGCGGCAAGGTCAGCCTGGGTAAAAATGGCGAAACCACCTTCCCCTTTCTAAAAGATCGCCAGGATTTGCCTACCTCAAGTGAGGTCAAAGATGAAAGCGGAACCGTCAAACCTCCCCGCTTTTTATTTGGAGGACTCAAGGTTGAAATGCCCTTTGAGTACGGCTTGCATTCCCCCATTTTTGATATTCCCATTTTTTCAGAAAAAGGACTGAACTTACGCCATTGGGGGGGACAAATGACAATCACGGGCGATATCAAAGCCGAAAAAGGCACCCTCTATCTGTTTAACAATGCCCTCAAAGTCGATAAAATGGATGTCAATTTTCCCAAAGTGCGCACGGCAGTGGGTGAAACAGTGGGTATCAACCCCGATCTCAAAATTGAAACCAGCTTCAATGTCAAAGGCGCAGAACAGGCCGTTAAAGCCTTGATGACAGGCAAGCTTGAAGATCTGAAAAAAAATGAAATGCGTTTTGAATTCTCGAACAAACAGGGTCTGACCGATACGCAAATCTTTAACCAGATCTTTGGGGGAGAGGCCTTCACAGGTTTGAGTCAGGGCGATATTGCAGGGGTTGCGGCCAAATTCAGCGATGTCTTCCTGCGGGGGCTCTTCAACCCACTGACTTCCCGCCTGTCTGAACTCTTGGGCTTGGAAGAACTCTCCTTTGGCATTGTCGGACAATCTGTCAGTGGGCCGGTTTTCAGTTTCAATATCCGCTCCAATCCCTTTTTTCTGGTCGAAGATCTGATTGAGGAACGCCTCAAACAACTCAATTTTCTCAACCGGATCCGGATCTCGGGCGAAGGCACCCTTTCAGATCAAGCAGTCTACAAACTGGGAGGCAATTACAGTGTCAACGAAAATTGGGCATTGGATTACCAGTTTAAATCCAATGAACAACTGCACAAGGTCACCATTAAAGGTTCCTATAGCCTGCCAAGCGTTCTGGAGTGGCTGGGCTATTGGCGCAAACGTTTCAATGGAGAATTGCCTGCCCCCACCCCTTCTCCTGAACATGACGAGAATTCCTAAAGCCCTTCAAAGCAATCTGTTTTCAGAATTAATTTTTATAAACGCTCTTTCTCTGGGGGATTGGGTCTGCCTGTGTTCCAAGCTATAATGTCTGATATTGTAAGATCCATAGTTCTAAGGGTATAAATAGTTACTTGCAAACAAGGTGAATATCACAAGGAGTCAAATGAGATGGCAAAAATTGACAGTCTTTTCAAAGTATTGGTAGAAAAAGGCGGTTCGGATCTTCATATTTCACCCAACAATCCCCCATTGATTCGTGTCAGTGGTGATTTGATTCCCATCATGAATCAAAAGCTGACCGAAGACCAAATTCGCCCCCTGCTCTATGAAATCATGGATGATTTCGGCCGCAAACAATTTGAAGAAACCAATGATTTGGACTTTGCCTACAGTGTTGATGAATTAGGCTCCCGCTTTCGTGCCAATATTTTTATGGAACGCAAAGGCCTGGGTGCCGTTTTTCGTGTGATTCCCACCAAAATTCTCAGTGCAGAAGAATTGGGCTTGCCCAAGGTCCTGACCGAGTATTTCTGTCATCTGCACAAGGGCCTGGTTCTGGTCACGGGTGCGACAGGCTCCGGTAAATCAACCACCTTGGCCGCCATGGTCGATTATATTAATAAAAATCGCTCCGATCATATTTTAACCGTTGAAGACCCAATTGAGTTTGTGCACAACAGCCAAAAAAGTCTGGTGAATCAGCGTGAAGTCGGCAAAAACACAAAAACCTTTGCTTCAGCGCTCAAGGCGGCTCTGCGTGAAGATCCCGATGTTATTCTGGTCGGTGAAATGCGTGACTTGGAAACAATTGAATTGGCCATTACCGCAGCAGAGACAGGTCACTTGGTTTTCGGCACCTTGCACGCCTCTTCCGCTCCCAAAACCATCGACCGTCTGATCGACGCTTTTCCCACAGAAGCCCAGGAACAAATCCGTGCGATGTTGGGAGACAGTCTCAAGGGAGTCGTTGCTCAGCAGCTGCTGAAAAAGAAAGGCGGAGGCCGTGTCAGCGTTCAGGAAATCCTGGTGGGAACCCCCGCTGTCGCCAACCTGCTGCGTGAAGGCAAAACCTTCCAAATACCTTCAATTATGCAAACCGGCCGCAAAGATGGTCAAATGACCATGGACCAAGCCATCGAGGAGAAACTCAAGGCAGATCTGGTTACACCAGAAGAAGCCTATCTCAAGTCTCATGACAAGAGCCGCTTTAAACACCTGCTGCCCAAAGACGCGCAGGTCGAATAAGCGGTTTAAAATGCCAAAAGGCTCTCTGAAAAATCAGAGAGCCTTTTTTCATGAGCTTCTTGAATCAATTTCGCGCCCGAAACAGAGGGAAGATTTTAAACCCCAGTCAAACTGCGGGGAATTTTAGGATCGAATACATTTTTATTGTTCAGTTGAATTTCCAGGTTCTCATTTTGCTTAAAGCGATAGAGTTTGGCGGGTTTTTTTGAAAATTCCTGGGTAGTTTCTTCTGTATCCTCAAGGATATCCAAAAACGCAATTTTTTTACGGAAATTCCGTTTGTCTATTTGTTTATTTAAAATAATTTCATAGACCCGGCACAGTTCCGGCAACGTAAACTTGTCGGGCAAAAGCTGCAGCCCCAAAGTGGTATACCCCAACTTATTGCGTAAGCGCTGCAGAGCAAGATCAATAATCCGCAAATGGTCAAAAGCCAGTGATGGCAGCTGATAAACTGAGTGCCAGCGCACTTCACTGACTGCCTCAGAAGGGCGCAGGGTAAATTTTTCAGAGCTGACCAAAGCATAATAGGTAATCGTAATCACCCGGGCCCGTGGATCACGGTCAATTTCGCCAAAGGTATAGAGCTGTTCAAGATAAACATCATCCACATTGGTTTTTTCCTTGAGCTTATGCAATGCTGCGTCTTCCAGACTCTCAGCCATTTGCACAAAGCCCCCCGGAAGAGACCAATAGCCCTGAAAAGGCTCCATATTGCGCTGAACCAATAAGACTTTCAGATCTTCCTGCATAATTGTAAAAAGAACAATATCTACGGTAACAGCCGGATGTTGGTACTCCAGGATGTCGATAGCTCCAGTCCTCACTTTGCATTCACAAAAAAATTCACCCATGTCATAATATGATAGGTTACCTGAAAGGATCAAGCATCAACGTGGCACGGAATCCCTCGACGGAAGAGATTTCCACAAACAGTAACGTCATCTGGCTTTCCGACGCAACCCCCAAGAATTTGCCTGTCATTGGCCTCAAAGCATTGAACTTGAGCATTCTTCAGCGTCTGAAACTGCCTGTTCAACCGGCGTTTTGTATTACCACCCATGCCTATCGGCGTTGTCTGGAAAGTTTTGGAATTGTTTTGGATCAATCCCAGAATATGAATTTTCAGGAAGCGTTACAGATGGGGCGTCTAATTCAGCATAGTTTTTTTAAATACCCGCTGCCTGTTGATGTCTTGAGTGATATCCGCAATGCCTATCGGCAGCTGACCCACCCTCAAGAAGTTGCTGTTGCACTTAGACCTTCTCTGCCCTATCCTGATCCCTTTTTTGCCAAACGTCTGCGCCCGATGTTGAATATACGCGGCATGATCGAATTCGAAAAAGCACTCAAAATCGCCTGGGCCTATATCTGGCTCGACGAGATTGTCGCCTATCGCTTCTCCCAAGAGACCCTGACCCAACGTTTGGATGATCTCGCGATCATTGTACAGCCCTTTGCACAACCCGTAGTTTCGGGCAGTTTGCTCAGCTTTCATCCCGGCAGCAACAGCGACCAGGAAATGTTAATTGAAGCCGCCTGGGGTCAGAATGAAGCCGTCAGCCGTGGCCTTTTAAGCCCAGATCAATTTATCTGGCAACGCTTTTTAAAAAAAATCAGCCGCCAAACCATCGCCAGCAAGCCCTTTTATTTTGCAGTTGAAGAAGACGGCAGCTTGGCCCAGCGCGAGCTGGAAGTCAGCCGTCAAAAACAGGCCAGCCTGAATGAAACAGATCTGCTGATTCTGGCTGAAATGGCAGAAAAAGCCGTGGCAGGCTATAAACGCCCCTTGGAATTGGAATGGATTAAAACCGAGCGAGGCTTCCAGTTTATCCAGGCCCAGACACGCCAACAACCGACCACCAACGTGGTTCAGGAATCAGAATGGGAAAAACTGGACACGGTGGCCAGCTACTTTCGCCAGCCCTTTTCCCCCCTGGGCTGGAGTTTTTTACACCCCTTGCTTGAGCAGGCTTTAAAAAACACAGCCGACTATTTGGGTATCACAGGCTTACCTGAGCCTGCTTTTCGCCTGATCAACTATACGGCACATTGGCATCAAAGCATTCCCAAACTCTTTCAACAGGCCTTGGTCAGTTACCAAACAGACTTAAACGAGCAAGCGCGCTGGAAACAGTTCTGGCAAGTGGGCAGCAGCTTTTACAAAGCGCAACATACCTGGCGTACCCTCTATCAAGAATATCTTGAAAAGATTCAACGTTTCTGGGAAAATGACCCGGCCGGAGGAGAAGCAGAAGTCCTGCTTCAGGAAATGGACAACCTGGCTGACAGTGTTCAGGGTCTTTTAGATGCTTTGCTGATGGTGCGTTGTCTGAATCTGACCGGTCAACCTCTGCTGACAGGACTGCTTCAAGACTATTTTCAAGACCAGGAGCATCCGCCGGTCTATGATATCCTCTTTCAAGGCTTGCCCGGACGAAAATCACAAAGTCTCAGTCAAATGGATCTGATGCTTGAAAAAATTCACAGCGAACCCCGTTTATTGGCACTTTTCAAGAATCAACCCGCCCACACCCTGTGGGATCAACTGCAAAGTCAGGAATCCGGGCCTGAATTTCTCAATCTGATCAAGGAAAGCTTCGGGCTTTACGGCTACTATCGCACCGGTCTGGATCCCCTTTACCCTTCTTGGGTAGACGCCCCTCACAGTATTTTGCAAGAATTACAGGAAGCCATTCAACACCAGCGTATTTTCTGGGATACACGCATTCCAAACCAACGCGAAGAACTGACCCACTTGATCTTTGAGACCATCGGCCCCTGGAAATTGCCCGATATTCTTCTGATCCGCATTATTTTGCATTTAACCCAAACGCTGAGTATGACAAGAGAAGACGAGCCCTATTTTATTTCAATGTTCCTACCCGTACTCAGACGCATGATGGGAGGAATCAGTCGTTTTTTGCCCCTGGATTCACAGCAGGATATTTTTTACCTTGAAACAAACGAAATTCGCCATCTGCTTGAAACCCCCTTGAATGCCTTTCGCATCAAGGAGTTGAAA
The bacterium (Candidatus Blackallbacteria) CG13_big_fil_rev_8_21_14_2_50_49_14 DNA segment above includes these coding regions:
- a CDS encoding type IV pili twitching motility protein PilT, whose protein sequence is MAKIDSLFKVLVEKGGSDLHISPNNPPLIRVSGDLIPIMNQKLTEDQIRPLLYEIMDDFGRKQFEETNDLDFAYSVDELGSRFRANIFMERKGLGAVFRVIPTKILSAEELGLPKVLTEYFCHLHKGLVLVTGATGSGKSTTLAAMVDYINKNRSDHILTVEDPIEFVHNSQKSLVNQREVGKNTKTFASALKAALREDPDVILVGEMRDLETIELAITAAETGHLVFGTLHASSAPKTIDRLIDAFPTEAQEQIRAMLGDSLKGVVAQQLLKKKGGGRVSVQEILVGTPAVANLLREGKTFQIPSIMQTGRKDGQMTMDQAIEEKLKADLVTPEEAYLKSHDKSRFKHLLPKDAQVE
- a CDS encoding NUDIX hydrolase; the encoded protein is MGEFFCECKVRTGAIDILEYQHPAVTVDIVLFTIMQEDLKVLLVQRNMEPFQGYWSLPGGFVQMAESLEDAALHKLKEKTNVDDVYLEQLYTFGEIDRDPRARVITITYYALVSSEKFTLRPSEAVSEVRWHSVYQLPSLAFDHLRIIDLALQRLRNKLGYTTLGLQLLPDKFTLPELCRVYEIILNKQIDKRNFRKKIAFLDILEDTEETTQEFSKKPAKLYRFKQNENLEIQLNNKNVFDPKIPRSLTGV